A genomic window from Triticum urartu cultivar G1812 chromosome 7, Tu2.1, whole genome shotgun sequence includes:
- the LOC125518410 gene encoding uncharacterized protein LOC125518410, with protein sequence MDEQRIARISVTWRGRQLDVDADPSCTVKEFGQLLQDLTNVKPETLKLIVPQSVNKGSKLISPFSDPHSSLTLKEAAVSEGKPIRMMGVFEDEIEEVSDNGKRPDMRIIGFEEEEQRLRQRSSGRPRVSLKLPQGQYIFCDFRTLHLPGVELNPPPSEALKRMHMLACDPGIIAIMNKHRWRVGIMTEMAPVGYVGVSPKCILGFNKNMGEEISLRLRTDDLKGFRKYESIKKTLLHELAHMVHSEHDAHFFALNKQLNEEAASLDWTKSSGHVLSGRKIFDSYEDEFDLEPEAHVVGHKLGGGSSSLASARVLPGVAAYQRLLSASSTDMGSSHSSVTKSVEIYNVQGTQAEPDPDDAGQYFVQENVKTEPDPDDNDAMPVDVTIVTSGPAGFVASTEQNTIGYSEPVLDDVAKKSSVGYLEPDPDDSADVDMLNKDINGEHDNEPDPDDGTSEFVLESGNKMEVEMEPRTDSTVLKSEPDPDDSSSSIQTQKVSIDGKHMAEPDPDASSCGAVLTSGNKIQAEIGQSRNHSVLESEPDPDDNAANLKSDELQRIEEPVAALCSRLHKAIEMLRSQATPSEAASALQTLFKIIKNVIENPNDIRYRRLRKTNPHFQRSVANYKAAMEVLELIGFCEDVVSDEIGRAETYLVLKRNDPGLLWLAKSSLEVSMA encoded by the exons ATGGATGAACAGAGAATAGCTCGAATATCGGTCACTTGGAGAGGCAGGCAACTTGATGTTGATGCAGACCCAAGTTGTACGGTGAAGGAATTTGGGCAACTGCTCCAGGATTTGACTAATGTTAAACCAGAGACGTTGAAGCTCATAGTTCCGCAATCTGTAAATAAAGGTTCCAAGCTGATCAGTCCATTTTCAGACCCCCATTCAAGCTTAACACTGAAAGAAGCTGCTGTCAGTGAG GGTAAGCCTATTAGAATGATGGGTGTCTTTGAAGATGAAATTGAGGAAGTATCAGACAATGGCAAAAGACCAGATATGCGGATAATTGGATTTGAAGAGGAAGAACAACGGCTGAGGCAACGATCTTCAGGCAGGCCCCGAGTTTCACTGAAACTTCCACAGGGTCAATACATCTTCTGTGATTTTCGTACACTTCACTTACCCGGGGTTGAG TTGAATCCACCACCTTCGGAAGCTCTGAAAAGAATGCACATGCTTGCATGTGACCCTGGCATAATTGCAATCATGAACAAG CATAGATGGCGAGTGGGAATCATGACTGAAATGGCACCAGTGGGATATGTAGGTGTTAGTCCGAAATGCATTCTAGGCTTCAATAAG AACATGGGAGAGGAGATATCCCTTCGCCTACGAACTGATGATTTGAAAGGATTTCGGAAATACGAAAGTATCAAGAAAACTCTGCTCCATGAACTT GCGCATATGGTGCACTCTGAGCATGATGCCCACTTTTTCGCTCTTAATAAGCAG TTGAATGAGGAAGCTGCATCCTTGGACTGGACCAAATCAAGTGGACATGTGCTGAGTGGCCGCAAAATATTTGATTCCTATGAAGATGAATTTGATTTAGAACCGGAAGCTCATGTTGTCGGTCACAAACTTGGGGGAGGATCGAGTTCACTGGCAAGTGCCCGTGTGTTGCCAGGGGTAGCTGCTTATCAGCGTCTCTTGAGTGCATCATCAACAGATATGGGGAGTTCCCACAGTAGTGTTACTAAATCTGTGGAAATATATAATGTGCAAGGTACACAAGCTGAACCTGATCCGGATGATGCTGGTCAATATTTTGTTCAGGAAAATGTGAAGACGGAACCAGACCCAGATGATAATGATGCCATGCCTGTTGATGTAACAATTGTGACATCAGGACCAGCAGGTTTTGTAGCATCTACAGAGCAGAATACCATAGGTTATTCTGAGCCTGTTCTTGATGATGTTGCCAAGAAAAGCTCTGTTGGTTACCTAGAACCTGATCCTGATGATTCCGCAGATGTTGACATGCTTAACAAGGACATCAATGGTGAGCATGATAATGAACCTGATCCTGATGACGGCACTAGTGAATTTGTCCTAGAATCTGGAAACAAGATGGAAGTGGAGATGGAGCCGAGAACTGACTCCACAGTTCTGAAATCTGAACCTGACCCTGATGACTCCTCTAGCTCTATTCAAACCCAGAAGGTGAGCATTGATGGGAAGCACATGGCAGAACCTGATCCAGATGCTAGTAGCTGCGGAGCTGTTCTGACATCTGGAAATAAGATTCAAGCGGAGATTGGGCAGAGTAGAAACCACTCAGTTTTGGAGTCTGAACCTGATCCTGACGACAATGCTGCTAATTTGAAGAGCGATGAGCTGCAAAGAATAGAAGAGCCAGTGGCAGCCCTATGCTCGCGCCTCCATAAGGCTATTGAAATGCTCCGGTCGCAAGCAACACCTTCAGAGGCAGCCTCTGCACTTCAAACACTCTTCAAAATTATCAAGAATGTGATAGAGAACCCAAACGATATTCGGTATAGAAGACTGCGTAAG ACCAATCCTCATTTCCAAAGGAGCGTGGCGAATTACAAAG CTGCGATGGAGGTCCTCGAGTTGATTGGCTTCTGCGAGGATGTCGTTTCAGATGAGATTGGGCGTGCAGAGACCTATCTGGTACTGAAGAGGAACGATCCTGGGTTGCTGTGGCTTGCGAAGTCCTCCCTTGAAGTATCCATGGCTTGA